The Thalassotalea sp. HSM 43 genome window below encodes:
- the gcvH gene encoding glycine cleavage system protein GcvH codes for MSNIPSELKYASSHEWVRVEGDGTVTVGITEHAQELLGDMVFVELPEVGDEIEAGDDVAVAESVKAASDIYAPIGGEVVEINEELEDSPELVNSDAFGDGWMFKVKLSDVGELESLLDAEGYQNVVDEE; via the coding sequence ATGAGCAACATTCCTTCTGAGTTAAAATATGCTTCTTCTCACGAGTGGGTTCGCGTTGAAGGCGACGGTACTGTAACTGTTGGTATCACTGAGCACGCACAAGAGCTTTTAGGTGATATGGTTTTTGTTGAATTGCCAGAAGTTGGTGATGAAATTGAAGCTGGTGACGACGTTGCCGTTGCAGAATCTGTTAAAGCGGCTTCTGACATCTACGCACCAATTGGTGGTGAAGTTGTTGAAATCAACGAAGAACTTGAAGATTCTCCAGAGCTTGTAAACTCTGATGCATTTGGCGACGGTTGGATGTTCAAAGTTAAGCTTAGCGATGTTGGTGAGCTTGAGTCATTACTAGATGCTGAAGGCTACCAAAACGTAGTTGACGAAGAATAA
- the gcvP gene encoding aminomethyl-transferring glycine dehydrogenase, with translation MSTHTLNQLEQTEDFIRRHIGPDAEQTEAMLSEIGADSVEALIDEIVPANIRRDGLPNIGESKTEVKALSDLKAVAAKNQVFQSNIGLGYYPTHTPNVILRNVLENPGWYTAYTPYQPEIAQGRLESLLNYQQMCMDLTGLDLASASLLDEGTAAAEAMALAKRVSKNKKCNNFFIANSVYPQTIDVVKQRAEMFGFDIIEGDAAEVVNHDVFGALLQYPGAEGEIVDIEPLITAVQAKKGVVAVAADIMALTLLKAPGELGADVVIGSSQRFGVPMGYGGPHAAFFTTKDKHKRSLPGRIIGVSKDTRGKDALRMAMQTREQHIRREKANSNICTAQVLLANMAAFYAIYHGPQGLKTIANRIHRLADILCLGTAQKGLQAVHAHYFDTLTFAVENKQEIVARAIAANVNLRTDVDGQVSVSLDETTTRQSVASLFDILLGEGHGLDVAELDAAILDCGHSSIPAELVRESEILTHPVFNSYHSETEMLRYIKKLENKDLALNHSMISLGSCTMKLNATAQMIPVSWPEFANMHPFAPLDQAQGYSEMINELGDWLIELTGYDNISMQPNSGAQGEYAGLIAIHKYHESRGDSHRNICLIPSSAHGTNPASAQMVGMKVVVTACDKDGNVDLDDLRAKAEEHSENLSCIMITYPSTHGVYEETIKEVCDIIHANGGQVYLDGANMNAQVGITSPGFIGADVSHLNLHKTFAIPHGGGGPGMGPIGVKSHLAPFLPGHALIEFNSDLKENGAVSAAPFGSAGILCISYMYVAMLGKKGVTDSTKYAITNANYLAHKLSQDYPILYTGNNGRVAHECIVDLRPLKEASGITEMDVAKRLMDYGFHAPTMSFPVAGTLMIEPTESESKVELDRFVEAMTSIRAEIAKVESGEWTLEDNPLHNAPHTLADITDANWNRAYTTSEAVFPVPAAAANKFWPTVNRIDDVYGDRNLICSCPAVETYIDAE, from the coding sequence ATGTCTACCCATACCTTGAACCAGTTGGAACAAACTGAAGATTTTATCCGTCGTCATATTGGCCCGGATGCAGAGCAAACCGAAGCGATGTTGAGCGAAATTGGTGCTGACTCTGTTGAAGCATTAATCGATGAAATTGTTCCTGCCAATATCCGTCGTGACGGATTGCCAAACATTGGTGAAAGCAAAACCGAAGTGAAGGCACTAAGTGACCTTAAAGCGGTTGCTGCTAAGAACCAAGTTTTCCAATCAAATATTGGTTTGGGCTATTACCCAACTCATACCCCAAACGTTATTTTACGTAACGTATTGGAAAACCCAGGATGGTATACCGCTTACACGCCTTATCAGCCTGAAATTGCTCAAGGACGTCTTGAGTCACTGCTTAACTATCAGCAAATGTGCATGGACTTAACCGGTCTTGATCTTGCCAGTGCGTCACTGCTTGATGAAGGTACCGCGGCGGCAGAAGCGATGGCACTTGCTAAGCGTGTTTCTAAAAACAAGAAATGCAATAACTTCTTTATTGCCAACAGCGTCTACCCACAAACCATCGACGTTGTTAAGCAACGTGCTGAAATGTTTGGTTTTGATATCATCGAAGGCGATGCAGCGGAGGTTGTTAACCACGATGTCTTTGGTGCGCTATTACAGTACCCAGGTGCTGAAGGTGAGATTGTTGATATCGAACCATTAATTACCGCGGTTCAAGCGAAAAAAGGTGTTGTTGCCGTTGCCGCTGACATCATGGCATTGACCCTACTTAAAGCGCCTGGCGAGCTAGGTGCTGACGTGGTTATCGGTTCAAGCCAACGTTTTGGTGTGCCTATGGGCTACGGTGGTCCACACGCGGCATTCTTTACCACTAAAGATAAGCACAAGCGTTCACTGCCTGGTCGTATTATTGGTGTATCAAAAGATACTCGCGGTAAAGATGCATTGCGTATGGCGATGCAAACTCGTGAACAACATATTCGTCGCGAAAAAGCCAACTCGAACATCTGTACGGCACAGGTACTATTGGCTAACATGGCTGCGTTTTATGCGATTTACCACGGTCCACAAGGTTTAAAAACCATTGCTAATCGTATTCACCGTTTGGCCGACATCCTATGTTTAGGTACGGCGCAAAAAGGCTTGCAAGCGGTTCACGCTCATTACTTTGATACATTGACGTTTGCCGTTGAAAACAAACAAGAGATTGTTGCTCGTGCGATTGCTGCCAACGTTAACTTACGAACTGATGTTGACGGTCAAGTGTCTGTTTCTCTTGATGAAACCACCACTCGTCAATCTGTTGCAAGCTTATTTGATATCTTGCTTGGTGAAGGCCACGGCTTGGATGTTGCTGAACTGGACGCGGCAATCCTAGATTGCGGTCATTCATCTATTCCTGCTGAGTTAGTACGTGAGTCAGAAATTCTGACCCACCCAGTATTTAATTCATATCACTCAGAAACAGAGATGTTGCGATACATCAAAAAGCTTGAGAACAAAGACCTTGCATTGAATCATTCAATGATCTCATTGGGTTCTTGTACCATGAAACTGAATGCAACGGCACAAATGATCCCAGTATCATGGCCTGAATTTGCCAACATGCACCCATTTGCACCACTTGATCAAGCTCAAGGTTACTCTGAGATGATCAACGAGCTAGGTGATTGGTTAATTGAGCTTACCGGTTACGATAATATCTCAATGCAACCAAATTCTGGTGCACAAGGTGAGTACGCGGGTCTTATCGCTATCCACAAATACCATGAAAGCCGTGGCGACAGCCACCGTAACATTTGTTTGATTCCATCATCTGCGCACGGTACAAACCCGGCTTCAGCGCAAATGGTTGGTATGAAAGTTGTGGTTACCGCCTGTGATAAAGACGGTAACGTTGATTTAGATGATTTGCGTGCCAAAGCAGAAGAGCACAGTGAAAACTTGTCTTGTATCATGATCACGTACCCGTCAACGCACGGTGTATACGAAGAAACGATCAAAGAAGTATGTGACATCATTCACGCGAATGGCGGTCAGGTTTACCTAGATGGTGCTAACATGAACGCTCAGGTAGGTATCACAAGCCCTGGTTTTATCGGTGCTGATGTATCACACCTTAACTTGCACAAAACCTTTGCTATCCCGCACGGTGGTGGTGGTCCAGGTATGGGACCAATCGGTGTTAAATCACACTTGGCACCATTCTTACCAGGCCATGCATTAATCGAATTTAATAGCGACCTGAAAGAAAATGGCGCGGTATCTGCTGCCCCATTTGGTTCAGCTGGTATCTTGTGTATCTCATACATGTACGTTGCTATGTTGGGCAAGAAAGGCGTTACCGATTCAACCAAATACGCGATTACTAACGCCAACTACTTGGCGCATAAATTAAGCCAAGATTACCCAATTCTATACACCGGTAACAATGGCCGTGTAGCGCATGAGTGTATTGTTGACTTACGCCCACTGAAAGAAGCATCTGGCATCACTGAAATGGATGTTGCTAAGCGTTTGATGGACTACGGTTTCCACGCACCGACAATGTCATTCCCGGTAGCGGGCACATTAATGATTGAGCCAACCGAATCGGAAAGCAAAGTGGAACTTGATCGTTTCGTTGAAGCGATGACATCAATCCGCGCTGAGATTGCCAAAGTTGAATCAGGTGAGTGGACCTTGGAAGATAACCCTCTTCATAATGCACCACACACGCTAGCTGACATCACCGATGCTAACTGGAATCGTGCATACACCACAAGCGAGGCGGTATTCCCAGTTCCAGCAGCGGCAGCAAACAAGTTCTGGCCAACCGTTAACCGTATCGATGACGTATACGGCGACCGTAACCTAATTTGTTCTTGTCCAGCGGTTGAGACGTATATCGACGCTGAGTAG
- a CDS encoding efflux RND transporter periplasmic adaptor subunit — protein sequence MKKIVLPLIILIGFIAIAVMVLSNPPGSQRSGKPKVAQLKVEARQLQAQDYAISVSSYGVVKPRTQSMLFPQVSGQIVAIDDSFRDGGFFEKGDVLVRIDDRDYRAEMKIAESNLLSAEQALSEEKARVQQAEQDWTRLGNSDQAPDLVLRKPQLMAAEAQVYAAKASLDKARLALERTRIIAPYTGRILKKQVDIGQVVSSGSQLAEMYAVDYVEIRLPIKNSDLQYMVLPESSRLQSASLKDQPLVRFTSDLVAQSQWQGKVVRTEGAFDSQSQQLFVVAQIDDPYGRRMDDSLPIKIGQYVSASIAGKTIKDALVIPNRAIYQGSYVYLVEQGKLKRQTVSISWQNDQQAVIASGLRAGQMLVTTPLGQVNSGTLVSILNQQPVTQQPSESIAKGSGDAMQKPATDKNRKVIDGLQDDFGA from the coding sequence ATGAAAAAGATTGTTTTACCCCTTATTATTCTGATTGGCTTTATTGCTATCGCGGTTATGGTGCTCAGTAATCCACCGGGCTCGCAACGCTCAGGCAAGCCTAAGGTTGCGCAACTTAAGGTTGAGGCTCGTCAACTTCAAGCACAAGATTATGCCATTAGTGTGAGCAGCTACGGTGTGGTGAAACCGCGCACACAAAGCATGTTGTTTCCGCAAGTGTCAGGGCAAATTGTTGCCATAGATGACAGTTTTCGCGATGGTGGCTTTTTTGAAAAGGGTGATGTCTTGGTGCGCATTGATGATAGAGATTATCGAGCTGAGATGAAAATAGCTGAGTCGAATCTGTTGTCGGCGGAACAGGCGTTAAGCGAAGAAAAAGCTCGGGTGCAACAAGCTGAGCAAGATTGGACTCGCTTAGGCAATAGTGATCAAGCGCCTGATTTAGTATTACGTAAACCACAATTAATGGCGGCAGAAGCACAAGTCTATGCAGCCAAAGCCAGCTTAGACAAAGCCCGCTTAGCCCTCGAGCGTACCCGTATTATCGCTCCTTATACTGGGCGCATATTGAAAAAGCAGGTCGATATTGGCCAAGTCGTTTCCTCGGGCAGCCAATTGGCAGAAATGTATGCCGTTGATTACGTCGAAATTCGACTGCCGATCAAGAACAGTGACTTGCAATATATGGTCTTACCTGAAAGCAGTCGCTTGCAAAGCGCGTCGTTAAAAGACCAACCACTGGTGCGTTTCACCTCTGATCTTGTTGCCCAAAGTCAATGGCAGGGTAAAGTCGTTCGTACTGAAGGCGCATTTGATAGTCAATCGCAGCAGCTTTTTGTGGTTGCCCAAATAGATGATCCTTACGGCCGCCGAATGGACGACAGTTTACCCATTAAAATTGGTCAATATGTATCGGCTAGTATCGCCGGGAAAACCATAAAAGATGCGTTGGTGATCCCTAATCGTGCCATTTATCAAGGCAGTTATGTGTATTTAGTGGAGCAGGGCAAACTAAAACGTCAGACAGTCAGCATTTCTTGGCAAAACGATCAGCAAGCGGTGATTGCATCAGGTTTACGTGCCGGGCAAATGTTAGTGACGACGCCATTAGGGCAAGTAAACTCAGGCACCTTGGTTTCGATATTAAACCAACAGCCTGTTACACAACAGCCGTCGGAATCGATTGCCAAAGGCAGTGGTGATGCAATGCAAAAACCAGCGACAGATAAAAACAGGAAAGTCATCGATGGTCTACAAGATGACTTTGGCGCTTAG
- the gcvT gene encoding glycine cleavage system aminomethyltransferase GcvT gives MTNKTVLHAKHLEAGAKMVDFHGWEMPINYGSQIEEHHAVRNDAGMFDVSHMTIVDVNGADAKAFLRRLVINDVAKLEVAGKALYTGMCNHQGGVIDDLIIYFFTDTDYRLVVNSATREKDLAWINEQAASFDVSITERPEYAMIAVQGPQAKAKVATLLNAEQTAAVDGMKPFFSAQAGDLFIATTGYTGESGYEIALPTDMAADFWQQLVDAGVAPCGLGARDTLRLEAGMNLYGLDMDETVTPLAANMAWTIVWDEERDFIGKEALAALREAGSEPKLVGLVMEQKGVLRSGLKVISEHGEGVITSGTFSPTLGHSIAMARVPRAVKIGDTVQVEMRKKLVEVQVIKPSFARNGKKAF, from the coding sequence ATGACAAACAAAACCGTTCTTCATGCCAAGCACCTTGAAGCTGGCGCCAAAATGGTGGATTTCCACGGTTGGGAAATGCCTATCAACTACGGCTCTCAAATCGAAGAGCACCATGCTGTTCGTAACGATGCAGGTATGTTCGATGTATCGCACATGACCATCGTTGATGTTAACGGTGCTGACGCTAAGGCGTTCTTGCGTCGCTTAGTTATTAACGACGTTGCCAAGCTTGAAGTTGCAGGTAAAGCGCTATACACCGGTATGTGTAATCATCAAGGCGGTGTTATTGATGACTTGATCATCTACTTCTTCACCGATACCGATTACCGTTTGGTTGTTAACTCGGCGACACGTGAAAAAGATTTGGCATGGATCAACGAACAAGCAGCAAGCTTCGATGTTAGCATCACTGAGCGTCCTGAATACGCGATGATCGCGGTTCAAGGCCCACAAGCCAAAGCAAAAGTTGCAACTTTATTGAATGCTGAGCAAACCGCCGCTGTCGATGGTATGAAGCCATTCTTCTCAGCGCAAGCTGGTGATTTGTTTATCGCCACCACAGGTTACACCGGTGAGTCAGGTTACGAAATTGCACTACCAACGGATATGGCAGCCGATTTTTGGCAGCAATTGGTTGATGCTGGTGTTGCTCCATGTGGTTTAGGTGCTCGTGATACCTTGCGCCTAGAAGCGGGTATGAACTTGTACGGTCTAGATATGGACGAAACCGTGACGCCTTTAGCGGCAAACATGGCTTGGACCATCGTTTGGGATGAAGAGCGTGACTTTATCGGTAAAGAAGCTCTTGCTGCACTGCGCGAAGCGGGCAGTGAACCAAAACTTGTGGGTTTGGTGATGGAGCAAAAAGGTGTTCTTCGTAGCGGCTTAAAAGTGATCTCTGAGCACGGTGAAGGTGTAATTACATCAGGCACTTTCTCACCAACATTGGGTCATTCAATTGCCATGGCACGTGTCCCTCGCGCGGTTAAAATCGGCGACACAGTACAAGTTGAGATGCGCAAGAAGTTGGTTGAAGTACAAGTTATTAAGCCAAGTTTTGCCCGTAACGGTAAAAAAGCGTTTTAA
- a CDS encoding efflux RND transporter permease subunit: MIAWFARNHVAANLLMLSILLAGILSINTRIPLEVFPSFEFDVVNVQVSLRGSTPEDVEQGVAIRIEEAVQDLDGIEKISSTSTEGRAAVRIEAQNGYDVRELLADVKSRVDAINTFPVDAEKPIVSMLQRKHEVIAVTVASEYGEREIREFAETVRDELLRLPQVTQLSLDAVRNYEISISVNQSKLQQYQLTLAEISSAISNSSVDMSAGNIRTDGGDVLVRSKNQAYRKDDFENIVIRTNTDGTRLLLKDIAIVNDGFDEKPIRARFNGQQGALIEIYRIGNQSAIDVADAVKNYIEAKQQSLPQGFSISYWDDDSQIVKNRLNTLISNALQGGFLVLLLLTLFLRPTIAFWVSLGIPISFMGAFIFMPFLGVTLNVMSLFGFIVVLGIVVDDAIVTGENIYRHSQSGAKSGIEAAIKGTQEVATPVTFGILTTVAAFLPLAFVDGMRGAIFAQIPAIVIPVLLFSLIESKFVLPAHLSKLRLRHEKQGQSRFSIWQQKFADGFENAILRYYKPVLAKALSNKGVTLSLFIGGFVLILSFIVSGWMKFVFFPRIPSETVRANVNMPIGSSFDVVDNYTVRMADAAKQLQDTYRDENGDSLILNILAITKGSESRVRFETIPAEKNQTGVDSRQLLAEWRGLIGELPGAESSTFRAEIGRGGDPIDIQISATDLTLLEQASEDIKQNLANYPTVFEISDTLSNGKQELQLELTKQGHALGMSVSQLTRQVRNAFFGAEVQRIQRGRDDIRVMLRFPLDERASVANLSDMLVSTPVGDKVPLSHVARLIPGKSPSSINRIDRYRTVNVTADVEKDNTNMTVLNAELKQFLDNLVQQYPGLNYTLEGEAREQSDSFGSLFWGLILVFFAIYCLLAIPFKSYLQPIIVMSVIPFGAIGAIIGHWIMGMQLTMMSLLGLMALIGVVVNDSLVLVDFINKRRTEVGNVMQAVLEAGQARFRPVMLTSLTTFIGLMPLLFETQTQAQFLIPMAVSLGFGIIFATFITLVLVPVNYLIVEGIKRRLGIKPQMLSQPA; encoded by the coding sequence ATGATAGCCTGGTTTGCCCGGAATCATGTCGCCGCCAATTTATTGATGTTATCCATCTTGTTGGCCGGTATTTTGTCGATCAACACACGTATTCCACTTGAGGTTTTCCCGTCATTTGAATTTGACGTGGTTAATGTTCAAGTGTCTTTGCGTGGTTCGACACCAGAGGATGTTGAACAGGGGGTTGCGATACGTATTGAAGAGGCTGTGCAAGATCTTGACGGTATCGAAAAGATCAGCAGCACCTCGACTGAAGGTCGCGCTGCCGTGCGTATTGAAGCACAAAACGGTTATGATGTGCGGGAATTACTCGCTGATGTAAAGTCTCGTGTCGATGCCATAAATACTTTTCCCGTCGATGCGGAAAAACCTATCGTATCCATGTTGCAGCGTAAACATGAAGTTATTGCGGTTACGGTCGCCTCCGAGTATGGCGAGCGAGAAATTCGTGAATTTGCTGAAACGGTGCGCGATGAGTTGTTGCGTCTGCCGCAAGTGACCCAGCTATCGTTGGATGCGGTGCGTAATTATGAAATCTCGATTAGTGTTAATCAAAGCAAGCTGCAACAGTATCAATTGACCTTAGCAGAGATCTCCAGCGCTATCAGTAACAGTTCTGTTGATATGTCTGCCGGTAATATACGCACCGATGGTGGTGATGTGTTAGTACGCAGTAAGAATCAAGCTTATCGTAAAGATGACTTTGAAAACATTGTTATACGCACCAATACCGATGGCACACGTTTGCTGTTAAAAGACATTGCTATCGTTAATGATGGCTTTGATGAAAAGCCGATTCGAGCGCGCTTTAATGGTCAACAAGGGGCGTTGATTGAAATTTATCGAATTGGTAATCAAAGTGCCATTGATGTGGCCGATGCGGTAAAAAACTATATTGAGGCCAAGCAACAAAGCTTGCCTCAAGGGTTTAGCATCAGTTATTGGGATGATGACTCGCAGATTGTCAAAAACCGATTAAACACCTTGATTAGCAACGCCCTACAAGGTGGCTTCCTTGTGTTGTTATTGTTGACGTTATTTTTACGTCCAACCATCGCGTTTTGGGTTTCGCTCGGCATTCCTATTAGTTTTATGGGCGCGTTTATCTTCATGCCGTTTTTGGGCGTGACCCTTAATGTGATGAGCTTGTTTGGCTTTATTGTGGTGCTTGGTATTGTTGTAGATGATGCGATTGTTACCGGTGAAAATATTTACCGTCACAGTCAATCTGGAGCTAAGTCAGGTATTGAAGCGGCGATTAAAGGCACACAAGAGGTCGCGACGCCAGTTACCTTTGGTATCTTAACCACGGTTGCGGCGTTTTTACCGTTAGCGTTTGTTGACGGCATGCGTGGCGCTATTTTCGCGCAAATTCCAGCGATAGTTATTCCGGTATTACTGTTTTCTTTAATCGAGTCAAAGTTTGTGTTACCGGCGCATTTATCAAAATTGCGCCTGCGTCATGAAAAACAAGGTCAGTCGCGCTTTAGCATATGGCAGCAAAAATTCGCCGATGGCTTTGAGAATGCTATTTTGCGTTACTACAAACCGGTTTTGGCAAAAGCACTAAGCAATAAAGGGGTTACCTTATCGTTGTTTATTGGCGGTTTTGTGTTGATTTTGTCTTTCATTGTCAGCGGTTGGATGAAGTTTGTATTCTTCCCTCGCATTCCGAGTGAAACGGTTCGAGCGAATGTAAACATGCCGATCGGTAGCAGTTTTGATGTGGTGGATAACTATACCGTGCGTATGGCAGATGCTGCGAAACAGTTGCAAGACACGTACCGTGATGAAAATGGTGACAGCCTGATTCTTAATATTTTAGCCATTACCAAAGGCAGCGAATCACGCGTTCGTTTTGAAACCATTCCCGCTGAAAAGAACCAAACCGGTGTTGATTCACGTCAGTTACTGGCTGAATGGCGTGGTTTGATTGGTGAGCTACCTGGTGCAGAAAGTTCAACGTTTCGTGCTGAGATTGGCCGTGGTGGTGATCCTATAGATATTCAAATCAGTGCAACCGATTTGACTCTGCTTGAACAGGCTTCAGAAGATATAAAGCAGAATTTGGCGAACTATCCGACGGTGTTTGAAATCAGTGATACCTTGTCTAATGGTAAACAAGAATTGCAATTGGAATTAACCAAGCAAGGACACGCATTAGGCATGTCAGTATCACAATTGACACGTCAAGTCCGTAATGCGTTTTTTGGTGCTGAAGTACAACGCATTCAACGCGGTCGAGATGACATTCGCGTCATGCTACGCTTTCCGCTAGATGAACGCGCATCGGTTGCCAATTTGTCGGATATGCTGGTGAGCACGCCGGTGGGCGATAAAGTGCCTTTGTCACATGTGGCGCGATTGATTCCAGGTAAGAGCCCATCATCAATTAATCGCATTGATCGATATCGTACGGTGAATGTTACCGCCGATGTTGAGAAAGATAATACCAATATGACGGTACTAAACGCTGAGTTAAAGCAGTTTTTAGATAATCTGGTGCAGCAATACCCTGGATTGAACTATACCCTTGAAGGTGAAGCTCGTGAGCAATCCGATTCGTTTGGTAGCTTGTTTTGGGGGCTGATCTTAGTGTTCTTTGCCATCTATTGCTTATTGGCGATCCCGTTTAAGTCATACTTGCAGCCAATTATTGTTATGTCAGTGATACCGTTTGGCGCCATTGGCGCGATTATTGGCCACTGGATTATGGGCATGCAATTGACCATGATGAGCTTGCTTGGCTTGATGGCGTTAATTGGTGTGGTGGTTAATGACTCCTTGGTATTGGTGGACTTTATCAACAAACGCCGCACTGAAGTGGGCAATGTGATGCAGGCGGTATTAGAAGCAGGTCAAGCCCGCTTTAGACCCGTTATGCTTACCTCATTGACAACCTTTATTGGCTTGATGCCATTATTGTTTGAAACACAAACCCAAGCCCAGTTTCTTATCCCTATGGCTGTGTCACTTGGTTTTGGTATTATTTTTGCGACCTTTATCACCTTAGTCTTGGTGCCGGTAAATTATCTTATCGTCGAGGGTATAAAGCGTCGTTTAGGCATTAAACCACAGATGCTGAGTCAACCCGCTTAG
- a CDS encoding efflux transporter outer membrane subunit — protein sequence MLKTKNSLLRPGVSAALLIMIAGCQTPTGIDQSSEQLDLPEQYYFYQNTAVKQAEQESLLTLNYWLAELDNQTLDEMINKAIANNRQLQIRRFELAKAEQQLIISGASDWPELSLNVAQSRSKNIINDNSSINNNAEISLDLSYELDVWGRLSDQQKQSQLNFKIAQANYSQALADLSAEIVAGWYRLAEAQQLLELYAERAQNLKNNLEQIKSSYRLGLNQALDVYLTQNDVSSELARLAEQNQQVTEASRALQLLLGDYPSAALSSDVQLPSVQISAYAGVPSELISRRHDLNARWYGLLAADAGLAVAHKNRFPRIALTASTGDSSDQLDNLLDGGSLAWSIIGNISQPIFNAGRLEALEEQALLDVKITEQQYLDDVFQAFSDIENGVHRHQTLLSRFDHFQYARENAVAAEKLAFDQYLKGIVDYTTVLESQRRAFDAQTQLIQLKAQLLQNQVALALSLGGYDPEQINNERPSPGSNAVVTNSNAD from the coding sequence ATGTTAAAAACTAAAAACAGCTTGCTACGCCCTGGCGTCAGTGCCGCGTTGCTAATAATGATCGCCGGGTGTCAGACACCTACGGGGATAGATCAGAGTAGTGAACAACTCGACTTACCTGAACAGTATTATTTTTACCAAAATACGGCGGTTAAACAGGCTGAGCAAGAAAGCCTGCTGACCTTAAACTACTGGCTGGCTGAGCTTGATAATCAAACCCTTGACGAGATGATCAATAAAGCGATTGCCAATAATCGCCAGTTACAAATACGTCGCTTTGAGTTGGCTAAAGCAGAACAACAGCTGATCATCAGTGGTGCCAGCGATTGGCCCGAGTTGTCGCTAAATGTTGCTCAGTCGCGCAGTAAAAATATCATCAATGATAACAGTAGCATTAATAACAATGCCGAAATAAGCCTAGATTTAAGCTATGAGCTAGACGTCTGGGGCAGATTGTCGGATCAACAAAAGCAAAGTCAGCTTAATTTTAAAATTGCCCAGGCCAACTATTCGCAGGCTTTAGCGGATCTCAGTGCAGAAATCGTTGCCGGTTGGTACCGCTTAGCCGAAGCGCAACAATTGCTTGAGTTATACGCTGAGCGCGCTCAAAACCTAAAGAATAATCTAGAGCAAATTAAATCGTCCTACCGCTTGGGCCTAAATCAAGCGCTGGATGTGTATTTGACGCAAAACGATGTGAGCAGTGAGTTGGCTCGTTTGGCTGAGCAAAACCAACAAGTGACCGAGGCCAGTAGGGCTTTGCAATTATTACTGGGTGATTACCCATCAGCGGCACTGAGCTCTGATGTGCAACTGCCGTCGGTACAAATTTCCGCATACGCAGGTGTGCCGTCCGAGCTTATTTCTCGTCGTCATGATTTAAACGCCAGATGGTATGGTTTATTGGCAGCCGATGCCGGGCTTGCTGTGGCACATAAAAACCGCTTTCCACGTATCGCACTAACCGCCAGTACGGGTGATAGCTCTGATCAATTGGATAACTTACTCGACGGAGGCTCTCTAGCGTGGTCTATTATCGGAAATATCAGTCAACCAATATTTAATGCTGGCCGCTTAGAAGCATTAGAAGAGCAAGCCTTGTTAGATGTTAAGATCACTGAACAACAATACTTAGACGACGTGTTTCAAGCGTTCAGCGATATCGAAAACGGTGTGCATCGTCATCAAACCTTGTTATCTCGATTTGATCATTTTCAATATGCCCGCGAAAACGCGGTGGCTGCTGAAAAGCTGGCATTTGATCAATATCTTAAAGGTATCGTCGACTACACCACGGTATTGGAATCACAACGCCGAGCGTTTGATGCCCAAACTCAGTTAATCCAATTGAAAGCGCAACTGTTACAAAACCAGGTTGCATTGGCGCTGTCATTGGGTGGGTATGACCCAGAACAAATTAATAATGAACGGCCAAGCCCTGGCAGTAATGCCGTCGTAACCAATAGCAACGCAGACTAA